The Candidatus Nanosynbacter lyticus genome window below encodes:
- a CDS encoding class IV adenylate cyclase, with translation MKQTAIINSEIKARCADQEAVRHHLREHGADFKETEHQIDTYFDVPEGRLKLRQGPIENNLIFYQRADTDGPKQSTINLSPVAPDSTIGEVLTAALGVRVIVDKQREIYFIDNIKFHIDTVKDLGNFVEIEAIDTDGKRNAKELEQQCSYYMRELGIRAIDLVVGSYSDLLEHGNDIQAT, from the coding sequence ATGAAACAGACAGCAATTATCAATTCAGAAATCAAGGCTCGGTGTGCCGATCAAGAGGCGGTGCGCCACCATCTGCGTGAGCATGGCGCGGACTTTAAGGAGACGGAGCATCAAATTGACACGTATTTTGATGTACCCGAGGGGCGCCTGAAATTGCGCCAGGGGCCGATCGAAAATAACCTGATCTTTTATCAGCGGGCCGATACCGATGGGCCGAAGCAATCGACTATCAACTTATCACCCGTGGCACCGGACTCAACTATTGGTGAGGTGCTAACAGCGGCGCTTGGTGTGCGTGTCATCGTCGATAAGCAGCGCGAGATTTACTTCATCGACAATATCAAGTTTCATATCGACACCGTTAAGGATCTCGGGAATTTTGTCGAAATTGAAGCTATTGATACCGACGGCAAACGAAACGCCAAGGAACTGGAGCAACAATGCTCATACTACATGCGTGAACTTGGTATCAGGGCTATAGATTTAGTCGTTGGCTCGTATAGTGACTTGTTGGAGCATGGTAACGATATTCAAGCGACATAG